Below is a window of Jonesiaceae bacterium BS-20 DNA.
GAAGTTGGCCAGTTGGCCGAGAAGCAACCTTTTGGAAGGCCTGTATGTCAACGCCTGAACAGCAAGATAATGTCCCCGTGATCTCACCGATTGACGCCGAGGCGATCAATGGCGCGCTGAGTGACGCCCTGACCGATATTGCCGGTGCAAAAGACCTGGACGAGCTCAAAGCCGTTCGTATTGCCCACACCGGTGACCGCAGCCCGTTGGCGCTGTCCAACCGTGGCATCGGAAAGCTCGAACCCAAAGACAGAGCCATCGCTGGCAAGCTCTTGGGTCCCGTGCGCGGTCAGATTAACAAGGCACTCGCAAGCCGCACGACCGAACTTGAGGCCGAGCGTGACGCTCGCGTGCTCGTGGAAGAGGCAGTGGACGTAACGCTGCCCGTGGCCCGGACCCGTCCCGGTGCCCGCCACCCGCTTGAGAGCCTGCAAGAGAAGGTTGCCGATCACTTCGTGGCCATGGGATGGGAAATTGAGGAGGGTCCGGAGATCGATGCCGAGTGGTTCAACTTTGATGCCCTGAACTTCGGTCCAGACCACCCCGCCCGCCAAATGCAGGACACCTTCTTTGTTGGCGGTATGCAGGGCCAAGATCAACCGGGGCAATCCGGTTTGGTCATGCGAACGCACACATCTTCAGTTCAGGCACGTGCTCTGCTTGAGCGTGACCTGCCGCTGTACATTGCGTGCCCCGGTAAGGTGTTCCGCTCCGACGAGCTCGATGCCACCCACACCCCGGTGTTTCACCAGGTTGAGGGCCTTGCGGTAGACCAGGGCCTGACCATGGCGCACTTGCTTGGCACCCTGGATCACTTTGCTAAAGCAATGTTTGGTCCGGACGCCAAGACCCGGATTCGCCCATCATTCTTCCCGTTCACGGAGCCTTCGGCTGAGATGGACCTGTGGTTCCCACAGAAAAAGGGTGGCGCGGGTTGGATTGAATGGGGCGGCTGCGGCATGGTCAACCCCAACGTCCTGAAAGCCGCTGGTATTGACCCGGACAAGTACACCGGATTTGCCTTTGGTATGGGCCTTGAGCGTACGCTCATGCTCCGCCACGGAATCTCAGACATGCACGACATCATTGAAGGCGACGTGCGCTTTTCAACGCAATTCGGAATGGACATCTGATGCCAAATATTATTCTTCCTTGGTTGGGTGATCACGTTGATCTCCCAGTAGATCTCACTGCCGAGCAACTGGCCCTGGACCTAGTACGTGTTGGCCTTGAAGAGGAGGAGATTCACTCTTCCGGAATCACCGGCCCTCTCGTTGTGGGCCGCGTGTTGGAAATGGTTCCTGAGGAACAAAAAAATGGCAAGGTCATTAACTGGTGCCAGGTTGATGTGGGCGACCACAACGTTCCAAACGAGGACGGTGTACCAACCACACCCCGCGGCATTGTTTGCGGCGCGCACAACTTCGCTGTTGGCGACCTGGTAGTTGTAGTTCTTCCCGGCGCAGTCCTGCCCGGCCCATTCGAGATTGCGGCCCGTAAGACTTACGGTCACGTTTCTGACGGCATGATTTGTTCCGAGCAGGAGCTGGGACTTGGCGGAGACCATGACGGAATTATTGTTCTGACCCGCAAGGGATTCGCAGAGCAGGACCTAACCCCGGGGCAAAACGTGCTGCCGTTGCTGGGTCTAGATGAAGAGATCCTCGAGATCAACGTGACCCCGGACCGGGGATACTGCTTCTCAGTGCGCGGTGTTGCCCGCGAATACGCGCACTCAACCGGTGCTAACTTCACCGATCACGGGATCCGCACGGACCTGCCGCAGGCCACCGAGTCCGGGTTTGAGGTTGTTGTTCAGGACGCAGACAGCCCACTTGGGGCCGTTGGGTGCGACCGGTTTGTGACCCGCATTGTGCGTGGCATCGACGCAACTGCGCCAACCCCGCAGTGGATGGTACAGCGCCTTGAGCAAGCCGGCATGCGTGCGATCTCACTTGCGGTGGATATCACCAACTACGTGATGCTGGACTTGGGTCAGCCGCTGCACGCCTACGACCTGGGTACGCTGAGCGCTCCGATCGTTGTGCGCCGCGCAAACCCGGGGGAAACGCTGGTCACCCTTGACGATCAGACGCGCAAGCTTGACCCACAAGACTTACTCATCACGGATGGTGCCGGTGACGAGCAAGGGTCGCGCATTTTGGGGTTAGCCGGTGTCATGGGCGGCCAGGAGACTGAAGTCACTGACGCCACCACCGACGTGTTGATCGAGGCGGCGCACTTTGAACAGGTCACCATTGCCCGTTCTGCCCGCCGCCACAAGCTACCTTCTGAGGCGGCCAAGCGGTTTGAACGTGGGGTTGACCCGCTGTTGGCGCCCGTTGCCGCGCAAAAGGTAGCTGAGCTCTTGGTTGAGTTGGGTGGCGGAACCATCGATGAGGCAGTGTTTGACCTTAACGAGGTCAAGGCTAAGCCCGCAATCAAGTTCTCCTTGAAGGACCCGGAGCGCATGGTCGGCGTGGCCTATGAGGAAGCGCACGTCGTTGCTATCCTCCAGGAAGTTGGCTGCGTGGTGACCCCAATCGAGGGGACGTCGATCGTTGACGTATTCGCGCCAACCTGGCGTCCTGACCTCGTTGGACCCGCGGACCTGATTGAAGAAGTCGCCCGCCTTGTTGGCTATGACAAAATTCCATCGATCTTGCCGGTTGCCCCAGCGGGACGCGGTCTGACCACCGAGCAGAAGGCTCGGCGTTCGGTTGCCCGCAGCCTTGCCGAGTCCGGCTTTGTTGAGGTGTTGTCATACCCGTTCATCTCCACCGGCCAATTGGATGAGCTGCGGATTGAACAAGATGACGCCCGCCGCGTTGATGTGAAGCTGCTCAATGCTTTGCAAGCGGACAAATCTCACCTGCGCACCAACCTCTTGGTGACCCTGCTGGACACCGCGCGCCGTAACACGGCCCGTGGGAACACGGACATTGCCCTGTTTGAAATGGGCATGGTTACCAAGCCAAACGCAGATGCAGCGCCTGCACCACAACTACCGCCCGCGGTACGCCCAACTCCAGAAGAGCTCGCTGCGCTTTTGGCCGGTGTGCCGGATCAGCCACGTCACGTTGCAGGAGTCCTTTCCGGACAAACCCAACTGGCCGGTTGGTGGGGCAAGGGGCGCAATGCTGATTGGACCGATGCTCTTGCGGCAGCCCAGCTGGTGGCGCAGCGCGTTGGCGTTGCAATCAAGGTTGTTGCTGACACGGCGTACGCTCCGTATCACCCGGGACGCTGTGCGCGCATCGAACTGAGCGACGGTCAAGTCGTTGGCCACGCCGGCGAATTGCACCCCAAGGTGATTGAGGAACTCGGCCTGGCACCACGTGCTGCTGCGTTTGAGCTCAACCTGAACCTCTTGGTTGCCCAACTCGATGACACGGCATACCAAGCCACGCCTGTGTCTACCTTCCCTCTGGGCAAGGAAGACTTGGCATTCGTTGTTGACGAGTCTGTCACCGCAGAGCAACTGTTTGATGCAGTGCGTGACGGCGCCGGTCCGCTCCTTGAGGATCTGCGTCTGTTCGACGTCTACGTAGGCGACCAGATCGCGCAGGGCAAGAAGTCCCTCGCGTTCTCACTGCGCCTGCGTGCAACAGATCGCACGCTCACCGCTGCGGACACCGAGCAGGTCCGTGCCAACGCAATTGTTGAGGCTAACAAGCGGGTCGGTGCTGTTCTGCGGTAAACCTGTGGTCATGCTTCACCACGGCGTGTTTCATAGCTGTGCGTGGGCATAAACACCGAGATTAGCGAATCGCCCCCGATAGTGTCGAAATATTCGGCATTGTCGGGGGCGATTTGCCAATCTCATTCATTCGTCCAGGCAGGCATCTCATAGTCAGCGTTGTCGGTGCCCTTGACTGCGGTGGGATAATGAAACTATGAGCACCCTAACTGAACTCTTTGAGAGCAAGGTCGTAAGGGACCTTGTTCAAAAGGTTGCGACTGAGAGCCAAGTGGCGCTGTCGGCATTGCCCGCTGCGGCCTCTGAGGTTGACCCGGATGATCCGCGTGAGCAGATCCAAGTCGGTGTGCTCATGGCCAATGGGCGCCTGGCACCGCGTAATTTTGCTGACCGTGCGGAAGCCGAGGCGTGGGCGTTTCCCGATGAGCAGGTTGTTGAATGGAATATGATCTGCGGCTGTGACCGCTAATTGCTAACCTGTGCCGCGCCGGTTTCGAAGGCATCCTTGAGGTCGGGGGACCGGTCGTGGAGCATCCGGTAGATGGTCAGGTGCATCCAGATGGCACTGATCAGTGTGAGCACAAAGAGAACAAAGAATGTGGACTGCGGCATGCCCGTCCATGATTGCAGATAGGCGAAGGCGGGTGGCAGAATAAACCCACCCAGGGCGCCCAACGTGCCAACCAAGCCGCCAACGGCCCCAACATCTTTGGGGAAGTACTCTGGAATGTGTTTGTAAACGGCGGCCTTGCCCACTCCCATGGCAATACCAACGATAAAGACTAAGACGGTGAAGGCAACGACGCCTAACTCGAATGGCAGAATCTCTTTGGTGCCAATACCAGATGCATCGGCAGGAACCTTGATGACAATGTGTCCATAGGGCATCATCAAGATGCCACTTGCCACGAGCATGATCCCGAAGGTCCAGTACATGACCCTGCGGGCCCCAAACCTATCGGATAAGACTCCGCCCACGGGTCGGAGCAGCGACGCCGGGAAAATGAACAATGCGGTCAGTAGTGCGGCTTGGGCCAGTGGTTGGTCATACACGTCCACGTAGTACTTGGGCAGCCAGGATGACAGGCCTACGTAGGCACCAAAGACCACCACGTAGTACAGGCTAAACCGCCATACTCGCACAGACTTCAGTGGCGCTAGCATCGAGGCAAGTGGACGGCCCTGCCCGGGTTTGCGGTCCGGCTTTGGTGTGGTGAGGTACATAACCACGGCCATGATCACCAGTAACAGCGAGTACAGCATGGGGACAAAACGCCAACCATCGAACGTCAGTCCGGCAATGGTCAAAGATGGCACTGCAACAATGAGCCACGGCCCAATGAGTTTGGTGACCGAGGCCCCAACGTTTCCAGCCCCAAAGAGTCCGAGCGCAAACCCCTGTTGGCTGCGGGGATACCAAGTTGAGTTCCAAGTGATACCCACGGAGAATGAGTTCCCGGCGAACCCGGCAAAGAAGGCGAGCCCCAGGAGCATGGCGTAACTGTTTGCCTGGCTTACCAAGAAGGTGGGAACCGCGGTCGCCACGAGCATCACCAGCATGACTACGCGCCCACCGTACCGGTCCGCAAGGATTCCGGTTGGTAGCCGCCACAGGGCGCC
It encodes the following:
- a CDS encoding nitrate/nitrite transporter, which translates into the protein MTEPQLAPALNDPELDPPGPRSRVLANSTVAFTLMFAVWLMFGVLGIPIRDEFGLSDVQLSWLSAVAILNGALWRLPTGILADRYGGRVVMLVMLVATAVPTFLVSQANSYAMLLGLAFFAGFAGNSFSVGITWNSTWYPRSQQGFALGLFGAGNVGASVTKLIGPWLIVAVPSLTIAGLTFDGWRFVPMLYSLLLVIMAVVMYLTTPKPDRKPGQGRPLASMLAPLKSVRVWRFSLYYVVVFGAYVGLSSWLPKYYVDVYDQPLAQAALLTALFIFPASLLRPVGGVLSDRFGARRVMYWTFGIMLVASGILMMPYGHIVIKVPADASGIGTKEILPFELGVVAFTVLVFIVGIAMGVGKAAVYKHIPEYFPKDVGAVGGLVGTLGALGGFILPPAFAYLQSWTGMPQSTFFVLFVLTLISAIWMHLTIYRMLHDRSPDLKDAFETGAAQVSN
- the pheT gene encoding phenylalanine--tRNA ligase subunit beta; translation: MPNIILPWLGDHVDLPVDLTAEQLALDLVRVGLEEEEIHSSGITGPLVVGRVLEMVPEEQKNGKVINWCQVDVGDHNVPNEDGVPTTPRGIVCGAHNFAVGDLVVVVLPGAVLPGPFEIAARKTYGHVSDGMICSEQELGLGGDHDGIIVLTRKGFAEQDLTPGQNVLPLLGLDEEILEINVTPDRGYCFSVRGVAREYAHSTGANFTDHGIRTDLPQATESGFEVVVQDADSPLGAVGCDRFVTRIVRGIDATAPTPQWMVQRLEQAGMRAISLAVDITNYVMLDLGQPLHAYDLGTLSAPIVVRRANPGETLVTLDDQTRKLDPQDLLITDGAGDEQGSRILGLAGVMGGQETEVTDATTDVLIEAAHFEQVTIARSARRHKLPSEAAKRFERGVDPLLAPVAAQKVAELLVELGGGTIDEAVFDLNEVKAKPAIKFSLKDPERMVGVAYEEAHVVAILQEVGCVVTPIEGTSIVDVFAPTWRPDLVGPADLIEEVARLVGYDKIPSILPVAPAGRGLTTEQKARRSVARSLAESGFVEVLSYPFISTGQLDELRIEQDDARRVDVKLLNALQADKSHLRTNLLVTLLDTARRNTARGNTDIALFEMGMVTKPNADAAPAPQLPPAVRPTPEELAALLAGVPDQPRHVAGVLSGQTQLAGWWGKGRNADWTDALAAAQLVAQRVGVAIKVVADTAYAPYHPGRCARIELSDGQVVGHAGELHPKVIEELGLAPRAAAFELNLNLLVAQLDDTAYQATPVSTFPLGKEDLAFVVDESVTAEQLFDAVRDGAGPLLEDLRLFDVYVGDQIAQGKKSLAFSLRLRATDRTLTAADTEQVRANAIVEANKRVGAVLR
- the pheS gene encoding phenylalanine--tRNA ligase subunit alpha; the encoded protein is MSTPEQQDNVPVISPIDAEAINGALSDALTDIAGAKDLDELKAVRIAHTGDRSPLALSNRGIGKLEPKDRAIAGKLLGPVRGQINKALASRTTELEAERDARVLVEEAVDVTLPVARTRPGARHPLESLQEKVADHFVAMGWEIEEGPEIDAEWFNFDALNFGPDHPARQMQDTFFVGGMQGQDQPGQSGLVMRTHTSSVQARALLERDLPLYIACPGKVFRSDELDATHTPVFHQVEGLAVDQGLTMAHLLGTLDHFAKAMFGPDAKTRIRPSFFPFTEPSAEMDLWFPQKKGGAGWIEWGGCGMVNPNVLKAAGIDPDKYTGFAFGMGLERTLMLRHGISDMHDIIEGDVRFSTQFGMDI